Part of the Planctomycetota bacterium genome is shown below.
GCCTCGATGAGGATGTCGCCCTCGTCGAGGCGGGGCATGAACTCAGCCCCGAGGCGGAGCGCGACCGGGACCGTGGCCGCCACCAGCAGCGCCGCCGCCACGGTGATCAGCACCGGATACCCGACGGCGAGCCGCGCCAGCGGCTGGTAGCAGCGGTGGAAGACGCGCATCAGCCACGGCTCGCGCTCCTCCTCGCGCCCGAGGACGGTCGCGGCGAGGACCGGCATCAGCGTCAGCGAGATCACCAGCGACCCGGCCAGCGCGAACAGCACCGTGAGGGCCATCGGCCGGAACAGCTTCCCCTCGGTCCCCTGGAGGAACAGGATCGGGAGGTAGACGATGGCGATGATCAACTCGCCGAACATCGTCGGACCGCGGACCTCGACCGCGGCATCGACGACGACTGCAAGCCGCGACGACCCCGGCGGGGCGTGGCCGAGGCGCCGGACGCAGTTCTCCACCATGATCACCGAACTGTCGACGACCAGCCCGAAGTCGATGGCCCCGAGGCTCATCAGGCTCGCCGGGATCCCCGCCGCCCACATGCAGTTGGCGGCGAACAGCATCGACAGCGGGATCGCCAAGGCGACGATCAGCCCGGCGCGGAGATTGCCGAGGAGGACGAGGAGCACGACCACCACCAGCAGCCCCCCCTCGGCGAGGTTGTGGAGGACGGTGTCGAGCGTCCGGGCGATGAGGTCGGAGCGGTCGTAGATCGTCTCCAGCGTGACACCGGCGGGGAGCGTCCGGCCGATCTCGCCGAGCCGTTCCTTGGCCGCGGCGACGACCCGGCGGCCGTTCTCGCCGCGGACCATCATCACCATTCCGGTGACGACCTCGCCGCGCCCGTCGCGACTCGCCGCTCCCTGCCGCGGCAGCGGCGCCACCGTCACCTTGCCGACGTCACGGACCAGCACGGGAACGCCCCCCGGGGGGCTGCGGACGACGACCTGCTCGATGTCGGCGACGCCGCCGAGCAGCGCCTGGCCACGGATGAAGCGCTGCTCGCCATGCTTGACGACATACCCGCCGCCGGTGCTGGCGTTGTTGCGTTCCAGCGCCGCGAGCACCTCGGCCAGCGCGATGCCGTGGGAGGAGATCCGGTCGGGATCGACCTCGACCTCGTACGACTTGGCGAATCCGCCGTGGCTGTTGACATCGGTCACACCCGGCACCTCGCGGAGCGCCGGGGCGATGTCCCACTCGAGGATGCCGCGCAGCTCCATCAGGTCGTGACCGGTTCCCCGGACCTCGAACTGGAGGATCTCGCCGAGCGCCGTGCTCAGGGTGCCGAGCTTCGGCTCGGCCCCGGGAACGGCGATGCCGGCCGCGGCCTCGGGGAGTCGTTCGGCGACGAGCTGGCGGGCGCGGAGGATGTCGGTCCCCTCGCGGAACACGACCGTCACCGCCGAGATCCCCAGACGCGAGACGCTGCGGATCTCCTCGATGCCAGGCAGCCCGCTCACCGCACGTTCCACCGGGTAGGTGATCGAGCGCTCGACCTCCACCGGCGGCAGCGCGCCCGCCTCGGTGACCACCTGGACCTGGATGTTGACCAGGTCGGGGACGGCATCGACCGGGATCCGGGTCGCCGCGAACAGCCCCGCGCAGGCCATCAGCACGAACAGGGCGATGACCAGCGCCCGGTTGGCCAACGACCACTCGATGATGCCGGTCAGCACGCGGCGCCGCTCCCCGATGTGTCAGCCACCGCCGCCCTCGGCACCGGGCGCGGATTCGTCCTCGAGGAGCAGTTCGCTCTTGAGCGTGAACGCCCCGGTGGTCACCACCTCGTCCCCCGCGGCGAGCCCGCGGGTGACCTCGACGTAGCCCCCCTCCTCGATCCCGGTCGTGATCCCGACGCGCCGGTAGCGCGGCCGCCCCTCTTCGTCGCGCCCCGCCGGGACGAACACGAAGGCCTCGCCCTGGTGGCGCATCACC
Proteins encoded:
- a CDS encoding efflux RND transporter permease subunit, whose protein sequence is MLTGIIEWSLANRALVIALFVLMACAGLFAATRIPVDAVPDLVNIQVQVVTEAGALPPVEVERSITYPVERAVSGLPGIEEIRSVSRLGISAVTVVFREGTDILRARQLVAERLPEAAAGIAVPGAEPKLGTLSTALGEILQFEVRGTGHDLMELRGILEWDIAPALREVPGVTDVNSHGGFAKSYEVEVDPDRISSHGIALAEVLAALERNNASTGGGYVVKHGEQRFIRGQALLGGVADIEQVVVRSPPGGVPVLVRDVGKVTVAPLPRQGAASRDGRGEVVTGMVMMVRGENGRRVVAAAKERLGEIGRTLPAGVTLETIYDRSDLIARTLDTVLHNLAEGGLLVVVVLLVLLGNLRAGLIVALAIPLSMLFAANCMWAAGIPASLMSLGAIDFGLVVDSSVIMVENCVRRLGHAPPGSSRLAVVVDAAVEVRGPTMFGELIIAIVYLPILFLQGTEGKLFRPMALTVLFALAGSLVISLTLMPVLAATVLGREEEREPWLMRVFHRCYQPLARLAVGYPVLITVAAALLVAATVPVALRLGAEFMPRLDEGDILIEATRLPSATLEDAAPMTARIEALLGAYPEVRTVFCKTGRPEIANDIMGVQQTDIWVMLRPHGAWPTGVTRESLVERMAADLPAAVPGATFGFSQPIEMRVDELVAGVKADVAVLVYGDDLAALGRIGQRIEGLLRGIKGAADVRADWQADVPTLRVDARRDQLARHAIDGVEVMEAVSALGGIPVGVIYEGRPRYPLVVRYPRAWREDETLLPQIPVGTAKGRPVPLGELADVRIEENPPSIEHENSRRRTFVSANVRGRDVASFVAEARQRVAEGVALPPGYTIRWGGDFEFLLSASRRLALITPLVLGLIALLLYTSFKSLRLAALIFVAVPVAACGGVVALALRGMPFSISAGVGFIALFGVAVLNGLVWVAGAEHARADGLTPRAAALATAEARIRPVLMTALVASLGFLPMALATSAGAEIQRPLATVVIGGIVTSTLLTALVIPAIYPWFAPPRSAELPG